A single genomic interval of Burkholderia sp. HI2500 harbors:
- a CDS encoding MarC family protein, with the protein MIVNRLISEILFGFTGLIGLINPIGIAFLFLERTEALTEQERDLLARKVAFNAFVVLMVAFFAGTPVLHFFGISMEALRIGGGFAVAVAGWQMLNEPDGPGGGDTPVKPIDANAIMTRAFFPLTMPLTVGPGSIATAIALNANRTHKLSEFALSSIVSIAVSVLVAIVIWQVYSRSALLSRYLGSEGTKVAKRVSAFLLLCIGVQIMLTGFSAFLQPIADQVK; encoded by the coding sequence ATGATCGTCAACCGCCTTATCTCCGAGATCCTGTTCGGCTTCACCGGCCTGATCGGCCTCATCAACCCGATCGGCATCGCGTTCCTGTTTCTCGAACGAACCGAGGCGCTCACCGAGCAAGAACGCGATCTGCTCGCGAGGAAGGTCGCGTTCAACGCGTTCGTCGTGCTGATGGTCGCGTTCTTCGCCGGCACGCCGGTGCTGCATTTCTTCGGGATCTCGATGGAAGCGCTGCGGATCGGCGGCGGCTTCGCGGTTGCGGTGGCCGGCTGGCAGATGCTGAACGAGCCCGACGGGCCGGGCGGCGGCGACACGCCGGTCAAGCCGATCGACGCGAACGCGATCATGACGCGCGCATTCTTCCCGCTGACCATGCCGCTGACGGTCGGCCCCGGCTCGATCGCGACCGCGATCGCGCTGAACGCGAACCGCACGCACAAGCTGTCGGAGTTCGCGCTGTCGAGCATCGTGTCGATCGCCGTCTCGGTGCTGGTGGCGATCGTGATCTGGCAGGTCTACAGCCGCTCCGCGCTGCTGTCGCGCTACCTCGGCAGCGAAGGCACCAAGGTCGCGAAGCGCGTGTCGGCGTTCCTGCTGCTGTGCATCGGCGTGCAGATCATGCTGACCGGTTTTTCCGCGTTCCTGCAGCCGATCGCCGACCAGGTCAAGTAA
- a CDS encoding calcium:proton antiporter — MPLSSNQLPRWTLVAPLAAWLVLALSRVVPAEGLVIAVFAAALAGAVFAAVHHAEVVAHRVGEPFGTLVLAIAVTVIEVALIVSVMLGAGPEKSGLARDTVYAAVMIICNGIVGICLLVGAWKHGEQDFQGRGASKALAVLASLSVLSLVMPNYLSAAPGPFFSKSQLAFAGVASLVLYGAFVFVQTVRHRDYFLTGHDSANESVHAAPPSGRTALISLVLLFVSLVAVVLLAKLLSPAVEHAVMKLGAPEAAVGIVIAALVLLPEALAAVTAARANRLQTSMNLALGSALASIGLTIPTVAAVFIWVGQPLTLGIGPMETVLLALTLLVSTLTLSQGRTTVLHGVVHLSLFAAYLFLSITH; from the coding sequence ATGCCGCTCTCGTCCAACCAGCTCCCGCGCTGGACCCTCGTGGCCCCGCTTGCCGCCTGGCTGGTTCTCGCGCTGTCGCGCGTCGTACCGGCCGAAGGCCTCGTCATCGCGGTGTTCGCCGCCGCCCTCGCCGGCGCCGTGTTCGCCGCCGTCCACCATGCCGAAGTCGTCGCGCACCGCGTCGGCGAACCGTTCGGCACGCTCGTGCTCGCGATCGCCGTGACCGTCATCGAAGTCGCGCTGATCGTGTCGGTGATGCTCGGCGCGGGCCCGGAGAAATCGGGCCTCGCCCGCGACACCGTGTACGCCGCCGTGATGATCATCTGCAACGGCATCGTCGGTATCTGCCTGCTGGTCGGCGCGTGGAAGCACGGCGAGCAGGACTTCCAGGGGCGCGGCGCCAGCAAGGCGCTCGCGGTGCTGGCTTCCCTGTCGGTACTGTCGCTCGTGATGCCGAACTACCTGAGCGCCGCGCCGGGCCCGTTCTTCTCGAAATCGCAGCTCGCATTCGCCGGCGTGGCGTCGCTCGTGCTGTACGGCGCGTTCGTGTTCGTGCAGACCGTGCGCCACCGCGACTACTTCCTCACCGGGCACGACAGCGCGAACGAATCGGTGCATGCGGCGCCGCCAAGCGGCCGCACTGCGCTGATCAGCTTGGTGCTGCTGTTCGTGAGTCTCGTCGCGGTCGTGCTGCTCGCGAAGCTGCTGTCGCCGGCCGTCGAGCATGCGGTGATGAAGCTCGGCGCGCCCGAGGCCGCGGTCGGTATCGTGATCGCCGCGCTCGTGCTGCTGCCGGAAGCGCTCGCGGCCGTCACCGCCGCGCGTGCGAATCGCCTGCAGACCAGCATGAACCTCGCACTCGGTTCGGCGCTCGCGAGTATCGGGCTGACGATCCCGACCGTCGCGGCCGTGTTCATCTGGGTCGGCCAGCCGCTCACGCTCGGCATCGGCCCGATGGAAACCGTGCTGCTGGCGCTCACCCTGCTGGTCAGCACGCTGACGCTCAGCCAGGGGCGTACGACGGTGCTGCACGGCGTCGTGCACCTGTCGCTGTTCGCTGCCTACCTGTTCCTGTCGATCACGCATTGA
- a CDS encoding 3-hydroxyacyl-CoA dehydrogenase — protein sequence MAVSSAHSVNSGALAPSAVVGVIGAGAMGAGIAQVAAAAGHAVLLYDLNEAACDKALAGIRAQFARLAEKGRLEPAQADAAGARIRAVRELADFAGAALIVEAAAERLDVKREIFATLERHVDDACLLATNTSSISITSIAAGLRVPQRVAGLHFFNPAPLMALVEVVSGLATAPEVAQVLVATAAAWGKQPVMAKSTPGFIVNRVARPYYAEALRVLNEQGGAPASIDAVMREAGGFRMGPFELMDLIGHDVNFAVTESVFRAYFNDPRYTPSLIQQELVNAGFLGRKSGRGFYSYADGATPPAPDLEAPRDAPADVALFAQDGPAAALHARFAERIPGARQAGAHADDLLATAGRASIALTDGRTATERAAQTGAADLVLVDLARDYAQAGLVALTRALQCSDAAYADAVGLFQHSGFRVVGVADVPGMVAMRTVAMLANEAADTVNQGGCSPADLDLAMEKGVNYPCGPLAWADAIGIGRVHRVLSNLAASYGEDRYRVSPRIAALHAAGRTFRS from the coding sequence ATGGCTGTTTCTTCTGCACATTCGGTGAACTCGGGCGCGCTGGCGCCATCGGCCGTCGTCGGCGTGATCGGCGCCGGCGCGATGGGCGCGGGCATCGCGCAGGTCGCGGCGGCGGCCGGCCATGCGGTGCTGCTGTACGACCTGAACGAAGCCGCTTGCGACAAGGCGCTGGCCGGCATCCGCGCGCAGTTCGCGCGGCTCGCGGAGAAGGGCCGGCTCGAACCGGCGCAGGCCGATGCGGCCGGCGCCCGGATTCGCGCGGTGCGTGAACTGGCCGATTTCGCGGGCGCCGCGCTGATCGTCGAGGCGGCGGCCGAGCGGCTCGACGTGAAGCGCGAGATCTTCGCGACGCTCGAGCGCCATGTCGATGACGCGTGCCTGCTGGCCACCAATACGTCATCGATCTCGATCACGTCGATCGCGGCCGGGCTGCGTGTGCCGCAGCGCGTCGCCGGCCTGCATTTCTTCAACCCGGCGCCGCTGATGGCGCTCGTCGAGGTGGTCAGCGGGCTCGCGACCGCGCCGGAAGTCGCGCAGGTGCTGGTTGCGACCGCCGCCGCGTGGGGCAAGCAGCCCGTGATGGCGAAATCGACGCCGGGCTTCATCGTGAATCGCGTCGCGCGGCCGTATTACGCAGAGGCGCTGCGCGTGCTGAACGAGCAGGGCGGCGCGCCGGCATCGATCGACGCGGTGATGCGCGAGGCCGGCGGCTTCCGGATGGGGCCGTTCGAGCTGATGGACCTGATCGGCCACGACGTGAACTTCGCGGTGACCGAATCGGTGTTCCGCGCGTATTTCAACGATCCGCGCTACACGCCGTCGCTGATCCAGCAGGAACTCGTGAACGCGGGCTTCCTCGGGCGCAAGTCGGGCCGCGGCTTCTATTCGTATGCGGACGGCGCGACGCCGCCCGCACCCGATCTCGAAGCGCCGCGCGACGCGCCGGCCGACGTCGCATTGTTTGCGCAGGACGGCCCGGCCGCCGCGCTGCATGCGCGCTTCGCCGAACGCATTCCGGGCGCCCGGCAGGCCGGCGCGCATGCCGACGACCTGCTCGCGACGGCCGGCCGCGCATCGATCGCGCTGACCGACGGCCGTACCGCGACCGAGCGCGCCGCGCAGACGGGCGCGGCTGATCTCGTGCTGGTCGATCTGGCGCGCGATTACGCGCAGGCCGGGCTCGTCGCGCTGACGCGCGCGCTCCAGTGCAGCGACGCGGCCTATGCGGACGCGGTCGGCCTGTTCCAGCACTCGGGTTTTCGCGTCGTCGGCGTCGCGGACGTGCCGGGCATGGTCGCGATGCGCACCGTCGCGATGCTCGCGAACGAGGCGGCCGACACGGTGAACCAGGGCGGGTGCTCGCCCGCCGATCTCGATCTCGCGATGGAGAAGGGCGTGAACTACCCGTGCGGCCCGCTCGCGTGGGCCGATGCGATCGGCATCGGCCGCGTGCATCGCGTGCTGTCGAACCTGGCGGCGAGCTACGGCGAGGACCGCTATCGCGTGTCGCCGCGTATCGCCGCGCTGCATGCGGCCGGCCGCACGTTCCGGTCGTAG
- a CDS encoding enoyl-CoA hydratase-related protein, translated as MDGLKTLAVTVDARGIATVALQRGDVLNAFDETMIAELTDAFATLGRRDDVRAIVLRSEGRAFCAGADLQWMQRASANDAAANLRDAERFAAMMRAIRQCPKPTVARVQGHAFGGGVGLCAACDIVIASDHARFSVSEARFGILPAVIGPYLVEAVGQRQARRLALTATQLAAGEAVAIGLIHQAVPLDALDEALDRTLAELGRNGPNALTEIKRFFDAIGEYPPSDERAAFTAQTISRVRATPEAKEGFAAFFAKRPPAWEAGTE; from the coding sequence ATGGATGGATTGAAGACCCTGGCCGTCACGGTCGATGCGCGCGGCATCGCAACCGTCGCGCTGCAGCGCGGCGACGTGCTCAACGCATTCGACGAGACGATGATCGCCGAACTGACCGACGCGTTCGCCACGCTCGGCCGGCGTGACGACGTGCGCGCGATCGTGCTGCGTTCGGAGGGCCGCGCGTTCTGCGCGGGCGCCGACCTGCAGTGGATGCAGCGCGCGAGCGCGAACGATGCGGCCGCGAACCTGCGCGATGCGGAGCGGTTCGCCGCGATGATGCGCGCGATCCGGCAATGCCCGAAACCGACGGTGGCGCGCGTGCAGGGCCATGCGTTCGGTGGTGGCGTCGGCCTGTGCGCGGCGTGCGACATCGTGATCGCGAGCGATCACGCGCGCTTCTCGGTCAGCGAGGCACGCTTCGGGATCCTGCCGGCCGTGATCGGCCCGTATCTGGTCGAGGCGGTCGGCCAGCGCCAGGCGCGCCGCCTCGCGCTGACGGCGACCCAGCTCGCCGCGGGCGAAGCGGTCGCGATCGGCCTGATCCACCAGGCCGTGCCGCTCGATGCGCTCGACGAAGCGCTCGACCGGACACTCGCCGAACTCGGCCGTAACGGCCCGAACGCGCTGACGGAGATCAAGCGTTTCTTCGATGCGATCGGCGAGTATCCGCCGTCGGACGAGCGCGCGGCGTTCACCGCGCAGACGATCTCCCGCGTGCGGGCGACGCCGGAAGCGAAGGAAGGCTTCGCCGCGTTCTTCGCGAAGCGGCCGCCGGCCTGGGAGGCGGGCACCGAGTAA
- the paaK gene encoding phenylacetate--CoA ligase PaaK — protein MTHPTHPAAALEPIETASRDELQALQLERLKWSLSHAYDNVPHYRRTFEAAGVHPDDLKSLADLAKFPFSTKHDLRDNYPFGLFAVPREQVVRVHASSGTTGKPTVVGYTARDIDTWANVTARSIRAAGGRPGDTLHNAFGYGLFTGGLGIHYGAERLGCMVVPMSGGQTEKQVQLIRDFEPKIILVTPSYMLNLIDEMVRQGMDPAESSLKIGIFGAEPWTQALREEVETRVGIDALDIYGLSEVMGPGVACECVETKDGPVIWEDHFYPEIIDPVTGEVLPDGSQGELVFTSLTKEAMPVIRYRTRDLTALLPPTARAMRRLAKITGRSDDMLIVRGVNVFPSQIEEIVVALPQLSGQFQITLSRDGHMDRLDLAVELRSEAAASVSESDRTALARELQHRIKTMVGVSSGVTVLAAGGIPATATGKARRVIDRRQAA, from the coding sequence ATGACTCACCCGACGCATCCCGCCGCCGCCCTCGAGCCGATCGAGACCGCCAGCCGCGACGAACTGCAGGCGCTGCAGCTCGAGCGCCTCAAGTGGTCGCTGAGCCACGCGTACGACAACGTCCCGCACTATCGCCGCACGTTCGAGGCGGCGGGCGTGCATCCGGACGACCTGAAGTCGCTCGCCGATCTCGCGAAATTCCCGTTCTCGACCAAGCACGATCTGCGCGACAACTATCCGTTCGGGCTGTTCGCGGTGCCGCGCGAGCAGGTCGTGCGCGTGCACGCGTCGAGCGGCACGACCGGCAAGCCGACGGTGGTCGGCTACACCGCGCGTGACATCGACACGTGGGCGAACGTGACTGCGCGCTCGATCCGCGCGGCCGGCGGCCGCCCGGGCGACACGCTGCACAACGCGTTCGGCTACGGGCTCTTCACCGGCGGGCTCGGGATTCACTACGGCGCGGAACGGCTCGGCTGCATGGTCGTGCCGATGTCGGGCGGGCAGACCGAGAAGCAGGTGCAGCTGATCCGCGATTTCGAGCCGAAGATCATCCTCGTCACGCCGTCATACATGCTGAACCTGATCGACGAGATGGTGCGGCAGGGGATGGACCCGGCCGAATCGTCGCTGAAGATCGGCATCTTCGGCGCCGAGCCGTGGACGCAGGCGTTGCGCGAGGAAGTCGAGACGCGCGTGGGCATCGACGCGCTCGACATCTACGGGCTGTCGGAGGTGATGGGCCCGGGCGTCGCGTGCGAATGCGTCGAGACGAAGGACGGCCCGGTGATCTGGGAAGACCATTTCTATCCGGAGATCATCGACCCGGTCACGGGCGAAGTGCTGCCCGACGGCAGCCAGGGCGAGCTGGTGTTCACGTCGCTGACGAAGGAGGCGATGCCGGTGATCCGCTACCGCACGCGCGACCTCACCGCGCTGCTGCCGCCGACCGCGCGCGCGATGCGCCGGCTCGCGAAGATCACGGGCCGCTCCGACGACATGCTGATCGTGCGCGGCGTGAACGTGTTCCCGAGCCAGATCGAGGAGATCGTCGTCGCGCTGCCGCAGCTGTCGGGCCAGTTCCAGATCACGCTGTCGCGCGACGGGCACATGGACCGGCTCGACCTCGCGGTCGAACTGCGCTCCGAAGCGGCCGCGTCCGTCAGCGAAAGCGATCGCACGGCGCTCGCGCGCGAGTTGCAGCACCGGATCAAGACGATGGTCGGCGTGTCGTCCGGCGTGACGGTGCTGGCCGCGGGCGGCATTCCCGCGACCGCGACCGGCAAGGCCCGGCGCGTGATCGATCGCCGCCAGGCCGCCTGA